The proteins below come from a single Solanum stenotomum isolate F172 unplaced genomic scaffold, ASM1918654v1 scaffold36331, whole genome shotgun sequence genomic window:
- the LOC125852511 gene encoding MACPF domain-containing protein At4g24290-like encodes MGEEFERKRIEVKAMEALGCGFDFASDFRLKFVKRCPNGGRLVILDESNRRNVVIPGGVTIPDVSENIRCDKGDHIRFKSDVLEFNQMSALLNQKSSIHGKVPSGYLNAIFDLSGAWLNDSADAKYLAFDGYFVSLYYLHLTASPLVLHDQVKKAVPPHWDPASLSRFIQAYGTHIIVGMGVGGQDLLCVKQKPSSTVPPAELKAHLDDLGDCLFSDEASPLPEWKSKDSKKKVPEVFNRMLQSHTMQFTSITETSSKDGLTIIWSKRGGDVFAQSHSKWLQTVAAYPDGILFRLVPITSLLTGIPGSGYLSHAINLYLRYKPALEDLQCFLEFQVPSQWAPLFCELPLSHQRKVASCPALQFCLFGPKLCVRPTQVTSGQKPVIGLRLYLEGKKCNQLAIHVQHLSSLPNIMASKSVNNPTSCKPCQWRGSDDYESSDQFLDPVRWPRYSNVCSSVVKHDPSWMQGETSGVFVVTGAHLVSKGKWPKTVLHLRLLFTYLPNCTIRKTEWAATPEGTHRSSFLTNLSTTFTFTQRTKTDAAPKQLPAALNSGVYPDGPPVPVRSTKMLKYVDTAEIARGPYDTPGHWLVTAAKLVTEGGKIGLHVKFALLDFLNES; translated from the exons ATGGGTGAAGAATTCGAGAGGAAGCGGATTGAAGTTAAGGCTATGGAAGCTTTGGGTTGTGGGTTTGATTTTGCTAGCGATTTCAGGTTGAAGTTCGTAAAAAGATGTCCAAACGGGGGTAGATTGGTAATTTTGGATGAGAGTAATAGACGGAACGTCGTCATCCCCGGCGGCGTTACAATTCCCGATGTATCTGAAAATATCCGATGTGATAAAGGGGACCACATTCGTTTCAAGTCTGATGTTCTCGAATTTAATCAg ATGTCAGCATTGCTAAATCAAAAATCATCAATACATGGAAAGGTTCCATCAGGCTATCTAAATGCCATTTTTGATTTAAGCGGAGCCTGGTTGAACGATTCAGCAGATGCTAAATACCTGGCGTTCGATGGTTATTTTGTCTCGTTGTACTATTTGCACCTGACAGCATCCCCATTAGTACTCCATGACCAAGTGAAGAAAGCTGTTCCACCGCATTGGGATCCAGCATCCTTATCCAG ATTTATTCAGGCTTATGGGACACACATAATTGTGGGTATGGGTGTTGGAGGCCAGGACCTACTTTGTGTTAAGCAGAAACCATCTTCAACCGTTCCTCCTGCTGAACTAAAAGCACACTTGGATGATCTCGGAGATTGTCTCTTTTCTGATGAAGCAAGTCCGCTGCCTGAGTGGAAGTCAAAAGACAGTAAAAAGAAG GTCCCCGAGGTATTCAATCGCATGTTGCAGTCGCATACCATGCAATTTACTAGCATAACAGAGACATCAAGCAAGGAT GGTCTCACTATAATTTGGTCAAAAAGAGGTGGTGATGTGTTTGCACAAAGCCACTCGAAGTGGCTTCAGACCGTGGCTGCTTACCCTGATGGCATACTCTTCAGACTTGTACCAATTACTTCGCTCCTAACAGGAATACCAGGAAGCGGTTATCTCAGCCATGCGATTAATTTATATCTACGCT ATAAGCCTGCTCTAGAGGATTTACAGTGTTTCCTCGAGTTTCAAGTTCCTAGCCAGTGGGCGCCATTGTTCTGCGAGCTGCCTCTTAGCCATCAAAGAAAAGTGGCATCTTGCCCTGCATTGCAGTTCTGTTTATTCGGCCCAAAGCTTTGTGTGAGACCTACCCAG GTTACAAGTGGTCAAAAACCCGTCATTGGTTTGCGCTTGTATTTAGAAGGGAAGAAATGCAACCAGTTAGCCATACATGTACAACATCTTTCTAGTTTACCAAATATTATGGCATCCAAGTCTGTTAATAACCCAACCTCATGCAAGCCATGTCAATGGCGAGGCTCCGATGATTATGAATCTAGCGACCAATTCTTAGATCCCGTCAGATGGCCGAGATATTCCAACGTGTGCTCATCTGTAGTTAAGCATGATCCAAGCTGGATGCAGGGCGAAACCAGTGGCGTCTTCGTGGTAACTGGTGCACACCTTGTCAGCAAAGGGAAGTGGCCTAAGACGGTGCTTCACCTGCGTCTACTTTTCACCTATCTTCCCAATTGCACAATACGAAAGACAGAGTGGGCAGCTACACCAGAGGGTACTCATAGGTCAAGTTTCTTAACAAATCTCAGCACAACTTTTACGTTCACTCAGCGAACAAAGACAGACGCTGCACCAAAGCAGCTTCCTGCTGCTCTTAACTCAGGTGTATATCCAGACGGACCTCCAGTACCAGTTCGATCAACAAAGATGCTCAAGTATGTGGATACGGCTGAGATTGCACGAGGACCATACGACACTCCTGGACATTGGTTGGTGACTGCTGCTAAGCTTGTTACAGAAGGTGGGAAGATAGGTTTGCATGTGAAGTTTGCTCTATTAGATTTCTTAAATGAATCATAA